A genomic stretch from Nilaparvata lugens isolate BPH chromosome 8, ASM1435652v1, whole genome shotgun sequence includes:
- the LOC111044891 gene encoding RNA polymerase II-associated protein 3, whose product MTNSEGDKLSNVRSEKKKLLDKYELTVDKLDFKYVEQCKNVRELEKICKVLRSGEEGTYPDLQKRAEDSLRKLSPNNRIFRVEEPILRREELPKSQRDEIEKEIESFKFEISSKDEQLQNTNSVVEEGLHPPIRRAKPKQKKLQPEEPKKPAKKPVMSDYSTWDKYDVDSEIIKMDLEEERKRALAEVEAKKEKAQPKLSAEDKRIQDVIKQSDLLSETEKSVLALREKDRGNEYYKVADFEEALRYYTASIAIHPNAVAYSNRAACYLKLSKFELALSDAQNSLRLDPLNTKALFRRGVCLQHKLSYDEALADFQTVLEREPHNIMVRHMADRLAQQAAEMPRKVRMLIEDENSDEKKLVEMSEEEAKKNNKKGYEVNEVGLAKSMCHCYGRPAFLNSPNTNAIAEHLLCAEDTSQKPLNINSTLVVSNTLNGNGNDKVVEIESNTMNGNAKVVEIEDEAANTILFKKPVETETGVVPPPLKIKIVETVGNEVSCNKKKTVVKDMRRSQNGNDADLNNRMSDMQVGDVSVGASNHRKVMNVNSHLNCSGDSNLNSEADVSTGAIRRPTSICVADKYQKKSSDTVMSPMTPHKYYTVCSTMRSASEFGRILRNTDPKQLDYLLSNKLDEQMLSNMVHALATEFDLQTESDTETVCDYLLSISKLQRVSFIAMLLEKETKQVLQNLINKVAGHNSTALLNSFSLN is encoded by the exons ATGACTAACAGTGAGGGTGATAAACTAAGTAATGTGCGTTCAGAAAAGAAGAAACTATTAGATAAATATGAATTGACTGTTGATAAATTGGATTTCAAATACGTAGAACAATGTAAGAACGTTAGAGAACTAGAAAAGATCTGCAAGGTTCTAAG GTCTGGTGAAGAAGGCACTTATCCAGATCTACAAAAGAGAGCGGAAGATAGTCTTCGAAAGTTATCTCCGAACAACAGAATTTTTCGAGTGGAGGAACCGATATTGAGACGCGAAGAGTTACCCAAAAGTCAGAgggatgaaattgaaaaagaaatagaa TCATTCAAATTCGAAATATCATCGAAGGATGAGCAGCTGCAGAATACAAACAGCGTGGTTGAAGAAGGACTCCATCCGCCAATACGAAGAGCAAAACCAAAACAGAAAAAG CTTCAGCCCGAAGAACCCAAGAAACCCGCTAAAAAGCCGGTAATGAGCGATTATTCGACGTGGGATAAGTACGACGTAGACAGTGAAATAATAAAGATGGATctggaggaagagagaaagagagcacTGGCTGAAGTAGAGGCGAAAAAGGAGAAAGCTCAACCGAAACTGTCAGCTGAAGACAAGAGGATACAAGACGTTATCAAACAATCTG ATTTGCTGTCTGAGACGGAAAAATCAGTGCTGGCACTTCGAGAAAAGGACAGAGGGAATGAATACTACAAAGTGGCTGATTTCGAGGAAGCCCTTCGCTACTACACGGCTAGTATTGCCATCCATCCCAATGCGGTAGCCTACAGTAATCGCGCTGCATGCT ATCTGAAGCTGAGCAAATTCGAGCTAGCACTGAGCGATGCGCAGAACAGCCTGCGCCTGGACCCGTTGAACACTAAGGCACTGTTTCGGCGAGGCGTGTGTCTGCAGCACAAGTTGTCCTATGACGAGGCACTGGCCGACTTCCAGACGGTGCTCGAACGGGAGCCACACAACATCATGGTGCGTCACATGGCCGACAGACTTGCCCAGCAGGCGGCCGAAATGCCGCGCAAAGTCAG GATGCTGATTGAAGACGAAAATAGCGACGAGAAGAAGTTGGTTGAGATGTCAGAGGAGGAGGcgaagaagaacaacaagaaaGGCTACGAAGTGAACGAAGTGGGATTGGCCAAGTCGATGTGTCACTGCTACGGACGTCCCGCCTTCCTCAACAGTCCCAACACCAACGCAATCGCTGAACACCTCCTATGCGCCGAAGACACATCCCAGAAACCTCTAAACATCAACTCAACATTAGTCGTCAGCAATACTTTGAACGGAAACGGCAATGATAAAGTGGTGGAGATTGAAAGCAACACAATGAACGGAAATGCTAAAGTGGTGGAGATTGAAGATGAAGCTGCCAAtacaattttgttcaaaaaaccGGTAGAAACTGAAACTGGAGTAGTCCCGCCTCCTCTGAAGATCAAAATTGTTGAAACAGTTGGGAATGAAGTTAGTTGTAATAAGAAGAAGACAGTGGTGAAGGATATGCGGCGAAGTCAGAATGGAAACGATGCGGATCTCAACAATCGTATGAGTGATATGCAGGTAGGAGATGTGTCAGTGGGAGCTAGTAATCATCGTAAAGTGATGAACGTCAACTCTCATCTGAACTGTTCCGGTGACAGCAATTTGAACTCGGAAGCTGATGTGAGCACGGGAGCAATCAGACGTCCAACCTCGATTTGTGTGGCCGACAAATACCAGAAGAAATCGTCAGACACTGTGATGTCACCAATGACTCCCCATAAATACTACACGGTCTGCTCCACCATGCGCAGTGCAAGTGAATTCGGTCGCATTCTGCGCAACACTGACCCCAAACAGCTGGATTATCTGCTGAGTAACAAACTAGACGAACAGATGTTGTCCAACATGGTTCATGCGTTGGCCACTGAATTCGACCTGCAGACTGAATCGGACACAGAAACTGTGTGTGATTATCTGCTCTCCATTAGCAAACTGCAGCGTGTTAGTTTTATTGCAATGCTGCTAGAAAAAGAAACGAAACAAGTGCTTCAAAATCTAATTAATAAGGTTGCAGGTCACAACTCTACTGCTTTATTGAATAGTTTCTCACTAAATTAA